Proteins from a genomic interval of Yoonia sp. GPGPB17:
- a CDS encoding OmpA family protein, with translation MAPGETATYTFDYLIPDEAAEAGGVSNSARASGVAPDSTVVSDDTDTPAVTAVSPSVNIEIVEEILSDDLLRTVTILSNNASRISRDAADRLRFNRGRACGQEINELLQQTPVRFANDSFFIDASNNALLDEIARILNTCETSDFWIDGHTSSPGSDAYNVVLSSNRVNAVKAALVQRGIATERLQTRGFDESRPIATNATPEGQALNRRVEFTYIGEEDPRDYRCDNDTAPQRRLNGTGNDNGAALSGTYASQNYNCLSSTYSETWSELNVTHNDDQGTMGLWSLGTLRERQADGSLFGRFLEGYVSRYDIEHPDASGTITGVGLHAGLYGAHGALNGLILSYYGSAAIGQHNFELNAGADVDGNYQYYGVFAGGALGGKYTTENGKIRPRVGIDVGYGEAFGSEISVSNVELEIDPATYARGFAEIGLARTMETRTLTFIPRVFCVTNSDEDQEDACGAGGSIGYETLAEAETHAQWDMSFDYEVIDERQTASVAVARSSEIFDGAGVSRSSFGALASGSIEVAQTLEFNW, from the coding sequence TTGGCCCCCGGTGAGACTGCGACCTATACGTTTGACTATCTGATCCCTGACGAGGCGGCGGAAGCTGGCGGTGTCAGCAACTCTGCCAGAGCATCTGGTGTTGCACCCGACTCGACCGTTGTCAGTGATGACACAGACACACCTGCCGTGACCGCAGTTTCACCCTCCGTGAATATTGAAATCGTCGAAGAGATTCTATCCGATGATCTGTTGCGGACGGTCACGATCCTGTCGAACAATGCCTCGCGTATCTCGCGGGATGCGGCCGACCGGTTGCGGTTCAACCGTGGTCGCGCCTGCGGTCAGGAGATCAACGAGCTGCTGCAACAGACACCTGTACGCTTTGCAAATGACAGCTTCTTCATTGATGCCTCCAACAACGCTTTGCTGGATGAAATTGCGCGTATCTTGAATACCTGCGAGACGTCGGATTTCTGGATTGACGGGCACACGTCCTCGCCGGGGAGTGATGCCTACAACGTTGTCTTGAGCAGCAACCGTGTGAATGCGGTTAAGGCAGCACTTGTCCAGCGTGGCATCGCGACAGAGCGGTTGCAGACACGTGGTTTCGACGAAAGCCGTCCCATCGCAACAAATGCGACCCCTGAGGGTCAGGCGCTGAACCGTCGCGTTGAGTTCACATACATTGGTGAAGAGGATCCGCGTGACTACCGCTGTGATAACGATACTGCACCGCAACGTCGCCTGAACGGAACTGGCAATGACAACGGCGCGGCGCTTAGCGGAACTTATGCATCCCAGAACTACAACTGCCTTTCCAGCACCTACTCCGAGACATGGAGCGAGCTGAACGTAACCCATAACGATGATCAGGGGACAATGGGGCTCTGGAGCCTTGGCACTCTGCGTGAACGTCAGGCGGACGGCAGCTTGTTTGGCCGCTTTCTCGAGGGGTATGTCTCGCGCTACGACATCGAACACCCTGACGCATCAGGTACAATCACCGGTGTTGGTTTGCATGCTGGTCTATATGGCGCGCATGGTGCGCTCAATGGCTTGATCCTGAGCTACTACGGCAGTGCCGCCATCGGTCAGCATAACTTCGAGCTGAACGCTGGTGCAGATGTTGATGGCAACTACCAATACTACGGCGTCTTCGCCGGTGGTGCGCTTGGTGGCAAATACACGACTGAAAATGGCAAAATCCGCCCACGTGTTGGCATTGACGTCGGCTACGGTGAAGCCTTTGGATCAGAAATCTCGGTGTCCAATGTCGAGCTCGAGATTGATCCGGCGACCTATGCACGCGGCTTCGCCGAGATTGGCCTGGCGCGCACCATGGAAACACGAACATTGACGTTTATCCCACGTGTGTTCTGTGTGACGAACAGCGACGAAGACCAAGAAGATGCCTGCGGTGCGGGTGGTTCTATTGGATATGAGACGCTGGCTGAAGCAGAAACCCATGCGCAATGGGACATGAGCTTTGACTACGAAGTCATCGATGAGCGTCAAACAGCCTCCGTTGCGGTCGCGCGCTCCAGCGAGATCTTTGATGGAGCAGGCGTGAGCCGATCAAGCTTCGGTGCATTGGCCTCTGGAAGCATTGAGGTTGCGCAAACACTCGAGTTCAATTGGTAA